Sequence from the Corallococcus sp. EGB genome:
GAAGGGAGCCGACTCCGAGCGGAGGTGGAGGTTCTCCTCCCGGGTCGTGCGTCCGGGTTCCCTGAACGGGTCTGCTCCGAAGCGCGCGTAGCGGTTGTTCCTCCGGCATGCACGAAGGGGCGCCGCTTCGGAATCCTTGAACGGGGCTGAGTCAGAGCGCGCGTGACGGTTCAGCTCGCGGGATGAATGGAGGATCGCCTCCTCGGTCTTCCTGAGCGGGTCTGCTCCGAAGCGCGAGCGCCGGTTCGGACCACGGACCGGCCGGTCCGATGCCGCGGGCTCTTGTTCATCGAGCGGGCCTGCTTCCGGAGGGGGCTCCTCGCGGGAAGGGGCGGAGGGATGCGTCGTCCGGGAGGAGGGCCTGGACTCGACGTGTGGACCGGCACCCGGGCGTGGAGGTCGCGCTCTCTCACGGGCAGCATGGAAATCGGAGTCAGGGGCGTCGGGGGCACGGAGCTTTGCTCCGGCGGGTGGCACACGACCAGGACGTGGAGGGCGCTCGTCGGTCGTCCGGCCAGCAGGGCCGGAGTCGCGCTGACGTGGCTCCTGCGGCTCCTCCCGCGAGAAGGGAGCGTCTCTTTCGAGGTCGGAGCCCCAGCGCTCCAGCAAGGACATCACGCCCTGGGAGGCAACGGGCGCACGGTTCCGCTTCCGCCCCGAATCATCACCAGCCACGGCAACCTCCCCTGCGAACCCGCTTGCCCACGCACAGTAGGAATCGCCCTCGCGCGGGGGAGGTCGGCCCGGAGCAGGACTCCACGGTTGAGTCGAGGATGGAGCCGCCACGGCGGACCGTCAGGGCGACAGTGACGTCCTCCCGGAAGGCGGGCCTCGCGCTGGCTCGCCTGCTCTCGGCACGCGCTCAGAACAGGCGCGAGTACGTGGACGGCGCTCCGGGCCGTGGCGTCCAGCGCTTCGAATCGCGAGGCAGCCACAGAAGCTGGAAGGCGTCCGCACGCCCTTCGTAGCGCAGCGTGTGCTCGCCTCGGGACAGCGTGAACGCAGGCGTGGTGATGCGCTCGCCGTCGATGAACAGCGCGCCGGTGTCGAGCACGCTCGCGGGTTGGATGAAGTAGCGGTCGCTGCGCACCGCGAGGAAGTGTTCCTCCAGGGTGCCGGAGTCCAGGGGCACGCGGTAGCGCTGGCCCCACAGGAACAGGTCGCCGTCGTAGGGCTGGTAGTGCGCGTCGAGGAAGCGGCGCAGCGCGAGGGGAAGGCCGGAGGTGCGCAGGTCGTCCACGCGCATCACACAGCCCTGCTCCACGAGCACCCGGGGCAGCTCGTCGGACAACAGGCCCGCGAGCGAGCCGCGCAGATACGCGTCCGTGTAGAAGTAGAAGTGCGCGTGCGGCCGGCTCACGTAGCCGCCGGAGTTGTCGTAGACGACATCCTCCGGGCCCGTGAGCGCCGCGATGCGCGCGAGCACCTCGCGCTGCCGCGCATTGCCGCCACCGTCCAGAAGCCTCTCCACCTGGGCGGCCTGAACGGCGAACAGGCCACCCAGTCCCGCGAGCCCCACGGTGCGCCCCACAGGCGTGCGGAGCTGTGTGAGCACCGAAAGGACGCCACGTGCGGCGAACGGCGCGAGCACGCCCAGCAGGGGCAACAGGCTGTAGGGGAACGGAGCGCGCTGAAGCGCATACGCGCCGAACGTCGCGGGCACGGCCACGGTCAGGAGCAGGTCGGGCGTGCGCGGATGCTTCCGCAACCGCCGGAACGTGGCGACGAGACCGACGGCGGCGAGGAGGAAGAACGCGGGCTGTTCCCCCAGGGCGGGCGCCAGGTATTCGCGCCACGAGAAGCCGGGGTAGTGGCGCTGATGCTCGGAAGCCCAGACGAAGCACCACTGCCACCAGGCGGTCCATGAGCCCGTCACCGTGAGGTACCCGGCCACCGCGCCCGCCGAGGAGGCGATGCCCGCGAAGAAGGCGCGAGGCGCGGCGATGAGCGCGGAAGAAGCACTCCGGCGAAGCAGGAGGTCCGCCAGGAGCACCCCGGTCACGAGCCCCCCGAAGAAGAGCGCTTTCTGGGAGCCCCATGCGGAGGCGACGAGCAACGCGCCCGCCAGGAACGACGAACGGACGGTTCCAGGCTGCACGGCCAGCGCCGCGAGCGCTCCCAGGAAGAGCGCGGCGGTGAGCGCATCCGGGCGCACCTCGGTGGCGAAGCGCAGGAAGCCCGGCGCGCCGAGCAGCATCACCGGAGCCAGGAGCGCGGCGATGCGTCCCTCCCGCCGGTTGAGGAGGAACACGGAGACGCTCGCTCCCGCGAGCGGCACGAGCATCGCCGCGCGGAGGGCGAGCACGTTGCGCGGATCATCCCCGAGCAGCAGGAACAGCGGCGCCAGCAACTGGTACACGAGGGGGAAGTGCACCTCGAAGAAGTCGCGGTACGGCACCTGTCCGTGGGCCAGGAGCCACGCGGAGTGGGCGTACTGGAACTCGTCGATGCTGAACGCCTTGTGCAGCGCGAGGCGCGCGGCCTGGAGCGCGACCACGCCCAGGACGGCGCCGAGCCCCCACCGCACGGCCCGGGACTCCGTCATCGGCGCCGTCATACCGCAACGCGCCCCCGGCTTCAGGGTTCATGGAGGCCAGGGGTCCGCCGTGCCGCGGCGTCACGCCGCGGCGCGGGCCGGGTGCTCCGCGGGAGCGCGCCGCAGCAGGTGGTAGGGGGACATCTCCGCATGCCGGCAGCTCGACAGGCGGATGAGGAACGTGTCCACGAGCGCGTACTGGCCGGACAGGCACGCGTGGCTCACGCCATCGGTGAGCACCATCCAGGCGGAGAAGGGAGGGAACCCGAACTCCTCATACCCGTCTCGCGACGCCTGGAACTCCGGCGTGTCCTTCATGTAGTTGTGGAAGCGCCGCATCAGCCTGTCATACGGCGACGTGTCGACGACCCGGGCCATGCGCACCCCGAGCCGCGAGGCCCCTTGCAGCAGGCCCGAATACATCCGCCCCGCGAGCCCCGGGCTCAGGGAGCGCTCGACGCCGGGCTCGGGCGCCACGCCCGCGGTGGCGCCGTACTGCTGATAGAGCGCCTCGAAGGTCCCCCGCGTGGCCCAGCGCCGCTCCTCGGTGGGGTGCAGGTTGATGAAGAAGCGCAGGATGCGGTCCCCATGCGTCGCGCCATACGCGCCCGCGTCCACGTGGACCAGCTCGTTGCTGGCGTGAGGCTTGAGCTGCCGCCCCTTCTCCTGGAGGGGCCGGAAGCTCGACGTGCCCACGCTCCAGTCCTTCACGAAGCCCGGCATCGCCTGCGTGAGGAACTCCGTCACGCGCAGCGAGTGCTCGCGAAGGATGCGGTGCGTGCGCTCCGCGGAGGCGCCCTCGGACGCCAGGCCCACCAGGCGCTGGGCCTCGGGGTAATAGCTCACGTTCTTGCGCTTCAGCAGCGCCGGCAATTCCTCTCGAAGGAAGGCCGCGTCGCCCGGTGTGGGCAGCGCCACCGGACTCTCCGGGAAATAGACGATGCGCCCCTGTTCAAGCGCATCCGACAACGCGGTCGCCCCCGCGCTCTTCAACCGCGCGGCGTCAAAGGTCTCCAGCATGTTCCCCCCCAGGGAATTGACATCAGGAATCAGGACTCCTGAGCGGGGCGACGCAACCAAGCGTGCGCCGCAACGTCAAGCGCGAAGCCGCGCGAGGATGTGGGTCAGTGGACGTCAAGCCTGAGCGCATGCCGCCGGGCGCCCCGCCTCAGCGCCCCGTGCGACGCCGTGCCCGCGCACGCGCGGCCTCCAGCGCGGAGTCCACTCCCGCAGGCGGTTTCGGCGGCTCGGGTTTCTGCTCGACTGGCTCTTCAGGGGCGGGCCTGGGCGGACGCGTGGGCTTCGCATCACCGCGCGGTGCGGCCGTGGGTCCTCGCGTGACGGCTTCCTTCGCGGGCCGCTCGCGCGACGCGCGCACTCGAGGCGCGGAGAGGAACCGGCGCACGGCCACCTCCGCGAGCATCGCCGCCAGCGCGAACGCGACCAGCCATGGAGACAGCGCCACGCGCCCCTCCGACTCCGGGGCCTCCGCGAACAGGCCCGTCATCGACAGCCGCTCCTGACCGCCGCCCACCGCCGCCAGGGCGCGCAGGAGCTTCAGCCCCTCCTTCGCGCTGCCCGGTTCGAACTCCGGCGCGTACGGCAGCGCCACCGGTGGCGCCCTCAACACGCGCCCGCCCCACTTCACCACCGGGTGCCAGGTGCCGCTGCCTGACAGCGGGTACTCGACCCCCAGCCGGTCCTCGTCTTCCCAGTGCAGCGGCTTCTCCACGCTGGAGCGGCCATCGCCCGACAGCAACACCGCCGTGGGCAGCGCGCCCGGCATCGGCTCACCCGGCGGCAGGTCCAACGTCACGCGCAGCAGGTTGCCCTGGCGCTCCGAGCGCACCACCGCCTCCTCCTTCGGCGTGGAGCGCCCCATCGACCAGCGCACCACCGCCTCCAGCGTCGCCCGCAGCGCGCCCCACTCGCGCAGCTCGCCCGTGTACCTGCCATCCACCTCCGCCGTGAGCGCCACCGTGCGTCCCGCGCCATGCGGCCACAGCGCCAGCACCGGCGCGGCGTTGGTGTCCAGCGTGCGCAGCGCCACGTTCGCCCGGGGCTTCAGGTACGTGAGGTTGTAGCCGCCCACCTGCGGCAGGCCCGTCGTCGGCAGCGGGCCCAGCAGCGGCAGGTCCGGCGCGGCCTCCAGCGATGCGGGCTCGTCCACGAACGTGGCCCTCGCCACCGCGAGCGTCTCCTGGCTGAAGATGCGCGGCAGGCTCATGGCGTCCTCCGCGAAGTAGATGCGCCCCTCGCCACGCCGGGCCACGTCGCGCAGCAGGTCCGCGTCCGGATCCGTGGGCTTGCCCAGGCCGATGACCGACACCGTCACCTGGGCCTCGCGCAGCGCCGCCAGCGTCGCCCGGTAGTCGCCCGGCTCCTCCGAGTCCGCCGCGTCGGAGAACAGCACCACGTGCCGCGTGGGCTTGTCGCTGCGGAGGATCTCCTTGCGGCCCGCTCTCAGTGCCTCGCCCACGTAGATGCCGCCACCGCCGCTGAAGCCCCGCGCCACCTTGTCGAACGGGAGTCCCTCGCGCACCGGGCTCAGGGGGAAGACTTCATGCGGCTGCGTGTCCACCATGTGCACGGACGCTTCGTCGTTCGCGTTGAGCAGCGTGAGCGCAGCCGTGACGCCCTCCGCGGCCAGCTCCATCTTCGTGCGCCCGTCCGGCACCTGTACGCCCATGGAGCAGCTCGAGTCCATGAGCACGCTCATCGCCACCGACGCGCGCCGCTGCTCCTCGCGCATCTCCAGCGACACGGGCAGCAGCGGCTCCACGGGCGAGCGCCGGTAGCCGCCCTCGCCGAAGCTCGACCGCCCGCCCGTCATCACCAGCCCGCCGCCCGCCTGGTCCACGTAGTCCGCCAGCGCGTTCAAGCCCGTCTCGCCCAGCGCGTTCGCGTCCACGTTCTCCAGCACCACCACGCCCACCCCGTCGAGCGCCTCCAGCGACAGGTGGAACGGCGCCTTCACCTCCAGCGCCATGCCCGTGGATGCCAGCGCCTTCGCCAGCGTGCCCGAGGGCTGCGCGGTGAGCAGCAGCACGCGCGGTGGCCCCTCCACGCGCAGCACGCCCACGCCCACGTCGTTCTCCGGGACGCCGTCGCCCGGCGCCTCCACCGTGAGCCGGTAGTGCACGAGCCCCGGCTCCTCCAACAGGTCGCGCAAAGGCAGCAGGTTGGGCCCGGGCTTGAAGTCGAACGGTCCCTTCACCAGCACCTTCCCGTCGCGCTCCAGGCGCACGGTGCCGGTGACGGCGGAGGTGGCCTGCACCACCGCGGAGAACTGGAAGGGCTCGCGCACGGAGACGGTGGCGGGCACGTCCAGGGACATGACGGCCACATCCAGCGCGGGCTCCGGACGGGACACCTGCCGGTAGTCCACCGCGATGCCCCGCGCCGCCAGCCGCCGCGTCGCGCCCCGGGCATCCGCGCCCGTGGCCCTGCCGTCGGACACCACCAGCACCCGGCCCGTGCGCTCGGGGGGAATGAGCGCGCCCGCGGCGTCCAGCGCGGCCGACAGGTCCGACGCCTCCGCGTCCACCGGCCGCGTGAAGCCGCCGAAGCGGCCTACCTCCGACAGCGGGGACTCCACGCGGGCCTCGCGGCCGAAGGTGATGACGCCCACGCGGTCCCCGGGCCGGCGCTGGGACTCCACCAGCGAGATGAGCTCCAGGGCCACGCGGTCCACGTCCAGCGGCATGGAGCGCGAACGGTCCACCACCACGGCCACGTCGCTGCCCGCGTTCGCCAGCCGCAGCTCCGGCCCGGACAGCGCGCCCACGCCGAGCACCAACAGCACCCACCGCAGCACCATGGGCGGGCCGGGCCTCCGGCCGTAGCGCCACAGGAAGAGGCCCAGCGGCAACAGCAGCAGCCACGCCTGGGGAAGGGTGAAGGTCATGCCTTCCTCGTGACGTAGAAGTCCGCCAGCAGCGCGGCCAGCAGCACCACCAGGGGCCAGCGGGCGCGCTCATGGGCGCCGGTCCCCTCCGAGTCCTCGCCCGCTTCCCGCGCGGCCACGTCGGCGCTGCCCCGGCCGCGCAGGTCCGACTCCCGGGCATCCAAAGCCAGCACCTCCAGCGAGTCCACGTCGCGGCCATCGCGCTCCAGCACGTAGCGGCCGGGGCTCGCGGGCGCGGGCAGGCTCAGCGCGCCCGCGCCGAACACGGGCTTGCGGCCCGAGGGCCCCTTCAGCGCGTAGCGCGCGCCGGCCTCCGTCACCACCGGGAGCGCTTCGCCCAGGTTGAGCTGGCGCCGGGGGAAGCCCTCGCGTAGGCGCCGCGCTTCGCGCACCACGTTGCCCAGCAGCACGGGCCAGGCGGTGGTGCGCTGGAGGTTGGAGCGCGCCAGGTCCACGTTGAGGTGCAGCCGTCCGCCCTCCTCTTCCGACACGAGCACCGCGTCGCCCGCGGTCATCAACGGACGGCCCGGAGGGTTCGCGCCCGCCGTCCACCGCACGCCCGCGAGCTGCACGTCGTCCATCAGCGCGCTGCCCTTCTCCGTGAAGAACGGCCCCACGAAGGTGCGCAGCGCTCCCTCCGCGCCCAGCGTCACGTGAGCCTCCGCGCGCGCGGGCCCCACGGACAGCACCGAAGCACCGGGGACGGGAGGCCCCCGCGCCACATCGGGAGACACCGCCAGGAAGCGCTCCAGGGCCTGCTTCGACGCGGGCGACAACCCCTCCGTCAGCCCCACGGCCACCGGCATCACGGGAGACGGGGGCAGGCGCACGTGACCGTCCTCGGGCAGCGCGTCGTCCGGCAGGGAGACCTCCACGTCGCCGGCCTCGCGGAAGGTAAGGCGCACGGTCGCGGCGCCCTCTTCCGGCAAGGCGATGCGCTCCGTGCGTTCGGTGCCTTCACGCGCGCCAGGGCCAGGGGCCGCGCGCACACGGGCCTCGACTTCCGCGGGCCCCGCGCCGAAGCGAGCGACCCGCAGCGTCACCGTGGCCCGGCCTCCTTCGTCGCGCCGCTGCGCGGAGACCAGCGCCACGTTGCCCTGGGGGTGCCCCAGCGCCGTCCAGCGCACGGAGGGCGGCACGGTCGCGTCCTTCGCAGGAGGCGCATCGGTGAAGAAGTGCACGCGCCTGCCCGGTCCGGCCAGCTCCTGCGCCCACAGGAGCGACGCCGTGACGTCGTGGTCCGGCCCGCGAGCCTCGAAGGACTCCAGAGCGATCAATGCACGCGAAGGCTCGGCCTCCGGTCCCGCGATGACCTGGGGCGTGACGCCGGTCGCGAGCACCGTGACGTGCGTCGCGTGCTCCGACTCCACGCGCTTCGCGGCCTCGGCGCGCACATGTTCGAGCACGGTCCCTCCGTCCGCAGTCCGCGCGGACATGGACAGGCTGCCGTCCACGACGAGCACCAGGTGACGGCGGCGAGCCGTCTCCCCCAGACGCACGTCCGCCAGGTACAGCGCCGCGGCCAGCACGGCGAGCACCTCCAGCAGCAGCGACACCTCCCGCGTGAAGCGCTCCCACCGGGGCCCGCCCTCCGCGCGGGGACGCGGCGTGCGCCACAGGAAGAGCGCGCTCACCACCACCGGCTTCTGCCGGCGGCGCAGGAAGTACGCCGCGACCAACGGCACCAGCGCCCCCAGCGCCAGCAGTCCCCAGGGAAGCCCGAAGCTCACGCCCCGCCTCCCGAGACGAACAGCGCGCGCAGCGGTCCCGCCACCTGCGCCCGCAACCCGTCCGCCGCGTTCACGGTGAGCAGCGTGCCTCGCGCCCGCACCGCCGCGCTCCGCAGCGCGCGCTGATGCTCCGCGAAGCGTCGCGCATAGGCGGCCAGCACGCTGTCCGTCAGCAGCTCCTCCAGCGCCGCGCCGCTCTCCGCGTCCACCAGCCGCGCGCCCTCCCCGCCCGTGGGCTCCAGGTCCTCCGAGTCCAGCACCTGCACCAGGAACAGCGCCGACGCTCCGCGCGACAGCCGGGCGCACAGCGCCTCCAGGTCCGTCTCGAAGAGGAAGTCGCTCACCACCACCCGCAGGCCACACGGCCGCAGCGGCGGCAACCGCCCCAGCGCGGACGCCAGGTCATCCCGCGCCTCGAACTCCGCGCCACGCAGCGCCGCGCGGCACGCCGGTCCCTGCACCCGCTCGGACCTCGCGCCGCCCCACAGCAGCGTCGGCGTCAGCCCCTGCCGCCCGCCCACCTCCACCGTGAGCAGCGCCACCTCGCGAGCCCCCGCCGCCTTGCGCGGCGACAGCCCCATGCTGCGCGAGCCGTCCAGCACCACCTCCACGCGCGGCGACACCTCGTCCTGGCGCACGCGCAGCACCAGCTCGCCCGTGCGCGCCACCGCGTTCCAGTCCAGCTGCCGCAGGTCGTCCCCCGGCTGGTACGCGCGGAAGTCGTGCAACTCCATCGCGCTGCCCGCGGACGTGGCGCGCACCTCGCCCACCCGTCCGCGCTGCGGCAGGCGCGGCAGCGCCAGCGTCAACCCCGGCGCCAGGCGCGCCACCTCCGCCTCATCCAGCGGCGCGCTCACTGCTGATGGACCCGCCGCTCGCGATCCGCCAGCACCCGGTCCGCGGCGAACGCCGCCAGCAACGCCACCAGCGCCACGCACAGGAGCAGCTCCGGCGTCATCTTGAGGCCGCCCGAGCCGCTGTAGTCGTATCGGCCGAAGTTCAGCGTCCCCAGCACCGGGTTGAGCAGGTTGAGCAGCTCATCGCGCCCCTCCAGGCCCAGGAACGCCGCCAGCAGCGGCGGCACGCCGGCCCCCACGACCCCCGCCAGGATGTAGAGCAGCCGCACCGACACCGGCGACGCGAACCGCCCGGAGCCTGGCAGCCGCCCCAAGAGCAGCGCCACCGACAGGTACAGCACCCCATAGAGCGCCAGCGCCCCTATCGACATCATCAACCGCGCGCCCCCGGTCGGGCCCTGCGACGCCCAGACCAGCGCCGAGCACCCGGCCGCCCACCCCAGGAGCAGCAGCACCGACAACCGGAACCCGCGCAGCGCCCCGGGCTTGAGCAGCGACCAGACCCGCGTGCCCGCGCGCAGCGGGCGCGCCTGACCGTCCACGTCCGTCCCCATGAAGAGACTGGCGAAGATGAGGTGCAGTCCTCCCAGGAAGCCCATCCCCGTGGGGATGTCGTCCTTGCGATCCAGGAACCACCACATCGCCGTCATCCCCACGAACGTCACGACCACCTGCGCCACCAGCGCCCTCCGGGGATGGCGCGTGTAGTCCTCCGTCACCAGCGACAACCGGGACACCGCCACCTCGAACACCAGCCACCCGTTGGACACGAGCACCCAGAGCAGCGCGGCCAGGCCGCAGAAGAACTCCCGGTCGAACGAGAACCCGGAGCCGCGCTCCTGCGTCACCACGAAGGCGAGCGTCAGCGTCTGGAACAGCGACAGCAGCAGCGCCCCCACCAGCAGGAGCCGCACCGCGGCCCGCCCCATCCGGCTGTCCGCCAGGGTCGCCGCGCACACCGACACGAGCGTGAGGAACACCATCCACGTCGCGCCGTAGAGCAACACCATCAGGATGGTGGGCAGGGAGATGCCGTTGAGGAAATAGCTGAACAGCAGGAACGGCCCCACCGCCGACGCATACAGCACCGCCTGCACCAGGAAGGACGCCACCTTGCCGAGCAGGATGCGCCGGGGCCCCAGCCCCGTGAGCAGGAGCAGCGACCACGTCTCGTCCTCGCGCTCACGCGCCAGCGACCGGTACGCGTTGAAGGGGATGACGCCGAAGAGCACCAGCGCCAGGCAGATGAAGAAGGAGAAGAAGTACTGGCTTCCCTCGCGCGTGTACGCGCTGTCGTGCGTGTTCGCGAAGGCAATCAGCGACAGCACCAGGCACGCCGCCAGCAGCAACCCGAAGCTCACCCAGAAGACGCGGGTGCGCAGCCCCTGCCGCACCTCCTTCACCACCAGCGGGTTGAGCCGGTCGCCCCACTGCTCCCAGCGGTCGGACGTCATGGCGGGGACCCCCGGGGCGGGAGCGGACTCGGCCTCACCCGACGCGGGACTCGCTTGCGTGCTCACGACACCCTCCCCTTCGTCACCGTCATGAACGCGTCCTCCAGGTTGCGCTCGCGCGGGCTGAACGCGCACACCGGCAGCCCCTGCGACACCAGCGCCGCGAGCAGCACCGCCGCGGCCGCCTCCGCCTGCGCCGGCCCCGCGTCCGCCTCCAGCTCCAACCGCACGCGCAGCGCGCCGCCGTCCCGCGCCACGTCCTTCACGCGAGGCTGCTCCAGCAGCGTGCGCTCCGTGCGCGACCACAGCGCCTC
This genomic interval carries:
- a CDS encoding DUF58 domain-containing protein, which produces MSAPLDEAEVARLAPGLTLALPRLPQRGRVGEVRATSAGSAMELHDFRAYQPGDDLRQLDWNAVARTGELVLRVRQDEVSPRVEVVLDGSRSMGLSPRKAAGAREVALLTVEVGGRQGLTPTLLWGGARSERVQGPACRAALRGAEFEARDDLASALGRLPPLRPCGLRVVVSDFLFETDLEALCARLSRGASALFLVQVLDSEDLEPTGGEGARLVDAESGAALEELLTDSVLAAYARRFAEHQRALRSAAVRARGTLLTVNAADGLRAQVAGPLRALFVSGGGA
- a CDS encoding Kdo hydroxylase family protein, whose protein sequence is MLETFDAARLKSAGATALSDALEQGRIVYFPESPVALPTPGDAAFLREELPALLKRKNVSYYPEAQRLVGLASEGASAERTHRILREHSLRVTEFLTQAMPGFVKDWSVGTSSFRPLQEKGRQLKPHASNELVHVDAGAYGATHGDRILRFFINLHPTEERRWATRGTFEALYQQYGATAGVAPEPGVERSLSPGLAGRMYSGLLQGASRLGVRMARVVDTSPYDRLMRRFHNYMKDTPEFQASRDGYEEFGFPPFSAWMVLTDGVSHACLSGQYALVDTFLIRLSSCRHAEMSPYHLLRRAPAEHPARAAA
- a CDS encoding BatA and WFA domain-containing protein; its protein translation is MSFGLPWGLLALGALVPLVAAYFLRRRQKPVVVSALFLWRTPRPRAEGGPRWERFTREVSLLLEVLAVLAAALYLADVRLGETARRRHLVLVVDGSLSMSARTADGGTVLEHVRAEAAKRVESEHATHVTVLATGVTPQVIAGPEAEPSRALIALESFEARGPDHDVTASLLWAQELAGPGRRVHFFTDAPPAKDATVPPSVRWTALGHPQGNVALVSAQRRDEGGRATVTLRVARFGAGPAEVEARVRAAPGPGAREGTERTERIALPEEGAATVRLTFREAGDVEVSLPDDALPEDGHVRLPPSPVMPVAVGLTEGLSPASKQALERFLAVSPDVARGPPVPGASVLSVGPARAEAHVTLGAEGALRTFVGPFFTEKGSALMDDVQLAGVRWTAGANPPGRPLMTAGDAVLVSEEEGGRLHLNVDLARSNLQRTTAWPVLLGNVVREARRLREGFPRRQLNLGEALPVVTEAGARYALKGPSGRKPVFGAGALSLPAPASPGRYVLERDGRDVDSLEVLALDARESDLRGRGSADVAAREAGEDSEGTGAHERARWPLVVLLAALLADFYVTRKA
- a CDS encoding VWA domain-containing protein; the encoded protein is MTFTLPQAWLLLLPLGLFLWRYGRRPGPPMVLRWVLLVLGVGALSGPELRLANAGSDVAVVVDRSRSMPLDVDRVALELISLVESQRRPGDRVGVITFGREARVESPLSEVGRFGGFTRPVDAEASDLSAALDAAGALIPPERTGRVLVVSDGRATGADARGATRRLAARGIAVDYRQVSRPEPALDVAVMSLDVPATVSVREPFQFSAVVQATSAVTGTVRLERDGKVLVKGPFDFKPGPNLLPLRDLLEEPGLVHYRLTVEAPGDGVPENDVGVGVLRVEGPPRVLLLTAQPSGTLAKALASTGMALEVKAPFHLSLEALDGVGVVVLENVDANALGETGLNALADYVDQAGGGLVMTGGRSSFGEGGYRRSPVEPLLPVSLEMREEQRRASVAMSVLMDSSCSMGVQVPDGRTKMELAAEGVTAALTLLNANDEASVHMVDTQPHEVFPLSPVREGLPFDKVARGFSGGGGIYVGEALRAGRKEILRSDKPTRHVVLFSDAADSEEPGDYRATLAALREAQVTVSVIGLGKPTDPDADLLRDVARRGEGRIYFAEDAMSLPRIFSQETLAVARATFVDEPASLEAAPDLPLLGPLPTTGLPQVGGYNLTYLKPRANVALRTLDTNAAPVLALWPHGAGRTVALTAEVDGRYTGELREWGALRATLEAVVRWSMGRSTPKEEAVVRSERQGNLLRVTLDLPPGEPMPGALPTAVLLSGDGRSSVEKPLHWEDEDRLGVEYPLSGSGTWHPVVKWGGRVLRAPPVALPYAPEFEPGSAKEGLKLLRALAAVGGGQERLSMTGLFAEAPESEGRVALSPWLVAFALAAMLAEVAVRRFLSAPRVRASRERPAKEAVTRGPTAAPRGDAKPTRPPRPAPEEPVEQKPEPPKPPAGVDSALEAARARARRRTGR
- a CDS encoding ABC transporter permease gives rise to the protein MSTQASPASGEAESAPAPGVPAMTSDRWEQWGDRLNPLVVKEVRQGLRTRVFWVSFGLLLAACLVLSLIAFANTHDSAYTREGSQYFFSFFICLALVLFGVIPFNAYRSLAREREDETWSLLLLTGLGPRRILLGKVASFLVQAVLYASAVGPFLLFSYFLNGISLPTILMVLLYGATWMVFLTLVSVCAATLADSRMGRAAVRLLLVGALLLSLFQTLTLAFVVTQERGSGFSFDREFFCGLAALLWVLVSNGWLVFEVAVSRLSLVTEDYTRHPRRALVAQVVVTFVGMTAMWWFLDRKDDIPTGMGFLGGLHLIFASLFMGTDVDGQARPLRAGTRVWSLLKPGALRGFRLSVLLLLGWAAGCSALVWASQGPTGGARLMMSIGALALYGVLYLSVALLLGRLPGSGRFASPVSVRLLYILAGVVGAGVPPLLAAFLGLEGRDELLNLLNPVLGTLNFGRYDYSGSGGLKMTPELLLCVALVALLAAFAADRVLADRERRVHQQ